DNA sequence from the Candidatus Poribacteria bacterium genome:
GGCGTGGTCAGGCGAAGAGCCCGACAGCTCGTGACACATGGCCAGAACAGTAACACCGAGTTGAGCAGATCCCTGACTCAATGCACCGTCTTCACCAGCCGGTTCGTCTCATACCCCATCCCCGCCAGCCGCTCGACGATCCCGTCGTAGGCCGCCCATCGGGCGACGACTGCCCTCATCGATCTGCCAAGGCAGTCTAAGACGCGCCATCAACCTTGCGAGCTCACCCCCGCGGATAGCCCCCGAAGTCCCGCAGCGCCTGGCGCATCGCCAGGATGTTCTCCGCCGACACGTCCGCCTGGATGTTGTGCACCGCCGCGAAAACGAACCCCCCGCCCGGCGCGAAGTCGTCGATCCGCCGCTTCGCCTCGTCGCGCACCTGCTCCGGCGTGCCGGTGGGCAGCACGTACTGCGTATCGACTCCGCCGCCCCAGAAGGTCAGGTCCTTCCCGAACTCCCGCTTCAGATCCGCGCTGTCCATGCCCAGGCACGCGACCTGCACGGGGTTCAGGATGTCCACACCGACTTCGATGAGGTCGGGCAGGATGTCCCGCACCGCGCCGCAGGTATGGAAGAACACCTTGACGTGCGGCGCGAGCTCCTTGATGCGCCCCAATAGCTGCTTCAGGCGCGGCTTGAACACCTCGCGGAACACCTTCGGCGACACCAGGATCGTGTTCTGCCCCCCGTAGTCGTCGCCCTCCTGGACAATGTCCACGATGTCGCCCAGCATCGGCAGAGCCTTCTCCCAGTAGCGCATCTTCAGCTCGATGATCTTGTCGCAGAGGGCTTCGGCGACGGGTCGGTTCCCCGCCAGGTCGCAGTAGAAGTTCTCGAACCCCCGCAGCCACTGGCCCATCTCGAGCATCCCGGCGCAGATATTCCCCAGGATGAACGGGCGGTTCGCGGCGTGCATCTTCTCGGCGAGCTCGCGGATGCCTACGAACCGCGAGTCGTGAACCGGGTCGGGCCATTCGTGGCGGGCGATGTCGCCGGACACGTCGGCGTACTCCAGAGGCGACTTGCACAAGTCGAAGTAGTAGCCGCCGTCTCTCTGCCGGCGCCGGGTGATGCCCCAGTCGTCCGTGTAGTAGAAGTACTTCTCATCTTCGGTGATTTCGAGCTTCCAGGTGTCCGGCGACTTGGGACGCAGTCCGCTGACGTCCGTCTCCATCGCCCGGTGCACGTCGTCATCGACCCAGGCGAGCTGCTGCATCTGATGCCAGATGACCGGCTCGCGGTCGGGCAATCCGAGCGCCTTGCGGAGCCGCGTGTACGCGACGTGGTGGATGCCCGTCACGGGCGTGCCGGACAGGTCGTAGGGAACCCGGTCGGGTTCCTGGTGGCGGATGGCGGCGAGAACGCGCTCTCGTGAAGTCATCGGCTCTCCTCCTCATGCGATGGCGACTCGTGTAAAGAGAGCCGAAATCGTGGCGCGATGCCAGACAACGCGCCGACTCCCTTCACGGTCGCCCATCGCTACGCAATCGCCTTCTTGTCCAGGGCGCGACGAACGGACTCTGGATCGACGGCGATGACATGGAGGTAGGCACGGAGGGCTTGACCAGGTTCCGACCGCCCCTGCTCCCACTGTTGCAGGCTTCGTACGGAGAAACCAAAGGTCGCCGCGAACTCCCGTTGCGACATCCCTAGGCGACGGCGGACCCACTGCGGGCGGAATGCCTTCTCCAAGGTCCCTTCCGGGAACGACTCCGCCGACGGGTTATCCGGATCCTCCTGCGCGTTCCTGGACGCTTCCTCATCGCCCATCTCGTCGACGCGGTCCCAGTTCGTCGCTCCCTTGGGCGGCTCATCCCAGTCAACCCGCGTTTTCTTCGTAGCTCCGTCGCTCATGCCGCGTCGCCTTTCGTGCTGAGATAACCCGAACGGTATCACCGTGCTCCGTGTACACCACGACGAGTATGCGGCCGAACGCCGTGCCAGTCGCACGGCACCGCTCTTCGCCATGGTCCCCGCGTCGATCGACCTCGACCCTCAGGAGTGGATCCCGGAAGACGTGAATTGCGTCCACGAGGTCGATACCGTGTTTGCCGAGGTTGCTCTGGCGCTTCGCCTCGTCCTACTCGAACGACTCGACAGACCGATTCACCACGGCATCCACTCCTCGATCACTGAGTATACGTTATTCACGTATAGCTGTCCATGCGGCGAGGAAAGGCGACGCCGCTTTGCCGCCGCTCGGCGCGACCGGTATCATAGGCTCGAACGTGTCGCCAAGCGGAGAAGACCGCCGTGAGCCCGATCGATGC
Encoded proteins:
- a CDS encoding helix-turn-helix domain-containing protein, whose protein sequence is MSDGATKKTRVDWDEPPKGATNWDRVDEMGDEEASRNAQEDPDNPSAESFPEGTLEKAFRPQWVRRRLGMSQREFAATFGFSVRSLQQWEQGRSEPGQALRAYLHVIAVDPESVRRALDKKAIA